In one window of Paracoccus saliphilus DNA:
- a CDS encoding TRAP transporter large permease, with amino-acid sequence MTLLSFSPVILLFSLFALRVPIAVSLLMATAFYFGMVNTFMPKETMIQTMVASMESFPYLAIPFFTCAGVVFNYAGITQRLMNLASLLFGHLRGGMAQVNVALSAMMGGLSGSANADAAMQTKMIVPEMVRLGYDKAFSTVVTAASSCITPIIPPGIILILYALVADVSVASMFMAGFLPGLLLCVVLMVTVAIISRRRGYAPSHERRASLREIATQLGKSIWALFLPFGIIMGLRFGVFTPTEAGAVAVVYAIFVGAVIYRELKWRHVGAIIEESVVATAGVMFIICAANAFSTYLTWEGIPQAFSDFLLVSIHDPIIFLLVVNVLLLFIGFFFEGGSAIILMTPLLLPVATQIGIDPVHFGIVMAVNLTIAGFTPPVGTMMFITISIAKVRLEDYVRHAWPFFIALVAALLLLTMIPTISMLLPRVFL; translated from the coding sequence ATGACGCTCCTTTCGTTTTCGCCCGTTATCTTGCTATTTTCGCTCTTTGCTCTGAGGGTGCCCATCGCAGTCTCGCTTTTGATGGCAACTGCTTTCTACTTCGGTATGGTCAATACTTTCATGCCAAAAGAAACCATGATCCAGACGATGGTCGCCTCGATGGAGAGTTTTCCCTATCTGGCGATTCCCTTCTTCACGTGCGCCGGGGTTGTGTTCAACTACGCTGGCATCACCCAACGGCTCATGAACCTGGCCAGCCTACTCTTTGGGCATTTGCGTGGAGGTATGGCGCAGGTCAATGTAGCACTGTCAGCCATGATGGGAGGACTATCCGGATCGGCCAATGCCGATGCGGCGATGCAGACCAAGATGATCGTGCCCGAGATGGTACGGCTGGGTTACGATAAGGCCTTCTCGACGGTCGTCACGGCCGCATCCTCCTGCATAACCCCGATCATTCCGCCTGGCATCATTCTCATCCTCTACGCACTCGTGGCGGACGTATCGGTTGCGAGCATGTTCATGGCAGGTTTTCTTCCCGGTTTGTTGCTCTGCGTTGTCTTGATGGTGACCGTGGCGATCATTTCGCGGCGCAGAGGCTATGCCCCTTCACACGAGCGCCGGGCAAGCCTGCGCGAGATTGCCACGCAGCTGGGCAAGAGTATTTGGGCTCTTTTCCTGCCTTTCGGCATCATCATGGGGCTACGCTTCGGGGTCTTCACGCCCACCGAAGCTGGGGCAGTCGCGGTCGTTTATGCCATTTTTGTCGGCGCAGTAATTTATCGCGAACTGAAATGGAGGCATGTCGGCGCGATCATCGAGGAATCCGTGGTGGCAACCGCAGGCGTCATGTTCATCATCTGCGCCGCCAACGCCTTTTCGACCTACTTGACCTGGGAAGGTATACCGCAGGCTTTCTCGGATTTCCTTCTCGTCTCGATACATGATCCCATCATCTTCCTACTGGTTGTTAATGTCCTGCTGCTGTTCATCGGGTTCTTCTTCGAGGGAGGGTCGGCGATTATCCTGATGACGCCGCTGCTACTACCGGTCGCGACACAGATAGGTATCGATCCGGTTCATTTCGGTATCGTCATGGCGGTCAACCTGACCATCGCGGGCTTCACCCCGCCTGTTGGGACGATGATGTTCATCACTATCTCGATCGCCAAGGTTCGGCTCGAGGACTACGTCCGCCATGCCTGGCCCTTTTTCATCGCGCTAGTGGCGGCGTTGCTGCTGCTGACGATGATTCCGACGATATCAATGCTGCTTCCGAGAGTGTTTCTATGA
- the dctP gene encoding TRAP transporter substrate-binding protein DctP, with protein sequence MSITRKQFLKTFALGGAAAMSGLAAPTVLRAQSPVLLRMNLVVSNQDPSFPMWQDFGKRIEEAAEGTLKVEVYPTETLGKTNDMIEAVSRGAPILQDSDPTHLYNYKPDFAAMMAPYLVKKPEDIGTLWNSDLVRGWEEEVQAQGIRVLTMTYFGTRHLLSNRQVEKRTDTQGLKIRNAPTKMWNEVGRVLGGIITNTAFSEAYTALSQGVADGAESPLSVIYSTKWFETKPYISLTGHLVATTSILMSQKVYDDLPEAAQKALDTVGRGYTAVRQPQIIALEDEYRGKLEEAGLTFNDVDRESFFAAAAETPDHFPEWTPGLYDKINEIIG encoded by the coding sequence ATGTCCATTACAAGAAAGCAGTTCCTGAAAACTTTTGCTCTTGGTGGGGCCGCGGCGATGTCGGGTCTTGCCGCGCCGACTGTCCTTCGTGCGCAGTCGCCGGTGCTTCTGCGAATGAATCTCGTGGTCAGCAATCAGGACCCGAGTTTCCCCATGTGGCAGGATTTCGGAAAACGGATCGAGGAGGCTGCCGAAGGGACGCTGAAAGTCGAGGTCTACCCGACCGAAACTCTGGGCAAGACCAATGACATGATAGAAGCCGTCTCGCGCGGGGCGCCGATCCTGCAAGACAGCGACCCGACCCATCTCTACAACTACAAGCCCGATTTTGCCGCCATGATGGCGCCCTATCTGGTGAAGAAACCTGAAGATATCGGCACGCTCTGGAATTCGGACCTTGTCCGCGGTTGGGAGGAGGAGGTTCAGGCTCAAGGTATTCGCGTCCTGACCATGACCTATTTCGGAACGCGTCACCTTCTGTCGAATCGTCAAGTCGAAAAGCGTACCGACACCCAGGGGCTGAAAATCCGCAATGCGCCGACCAAGATGTGGAACGAGGTTGGGCGTGTTCTGGGCGGAATCATCACCAATACCGCCTTTTCGGAAGCCTATACCGCGCTCAGCCAGGGCGTCGCGGACGGTGCCGAAAGCCCGCTTTCAGTGATCTATTCGACCAAATGGTTCGAGACCAAACCTTATATCTCGCTTACCGGCCATTTGGTTGCGACAACATCGATCCTGATGTCTCAAAAGGTCTATGACGACCTTCCCGAGGCAGCGCAGAAGGCACTCGATACTGTCGGCCGAGGTTACACCGCTGTCCGACAGCCGCAGATTATCGCCCTCGAGGATGAATATCGCGGCAAGCTGGAAGAGGCGGGTCTGACCTTCAATGACGTCGACCGTGAAAGCTTCTTTGCGGCAGCTGCCGAAACCCCCGACCACTTCCCGGAATGGACTCCAGGGCTTTACGACAAGATCAACGAGATTATCGGTTGA
- a CDS encoding GntR family transcriptional regulator — protein sequence MDKKIVRLNLSAQLYESLRLALMNGQYEPGHRLTIAGLAEEYGTSITPVREAIFRLVSERALQMRAATSFQVPRFDTVQLLEIQAIRQELEGRAAYEAAARITPEELDELREIHARFIAAAARDPAKASILNRNFHFALLRMSGMPLLVGLCENMWTLIGPLLRLFHIRMPVREIASDEHKHHELLDALASGNQERSRKAIQEDIAWAEDLIREIGAELSDGSVLR from the coding sequence ATGGATAAGAAAATCGTTCGTCTGAACCTGTCGGCACAACTTTACGAAAGCCTCCGACTGGCACTGATGAACGGTCAGTATGAACCTGGGCACCGACTGACGATTGCCGGTCTTGCCGAGGAATATGGCACCTCTATTACGCCGGTTCGCGAGGCGATTTTCCGGCTTGTTAGCGAGCGCGCGTTGCAGATGCGTGCCGCAACCTCTTTTCAGGTCCCGCGGTTTGACACCGTGCAACTTCTGGAAATCCAGGCAATTCGCCAAGAGCTCGAGGGGCGTGCGGCCTATGAGGCGGCTGCGCGGATCACGCCCGAGGAGTTGGACGAGCTACGCGAGATTCACGCCCGATTCATTGCCGCGGCGGCGCGCGACCCGGCCAAGGCCAGCATTCTGAACCGCAATTTTCATTTCGCGCTGTTGCGCATGTCCGGCATGCCGCTATTGGTTGGGCTTTGCGAGAATATGTGGACATTGATTGGCCCGCTCCTGCGACTGTTCCACATAAGGATGCCTGTGCGTGAAATCGCCAGCGATGAACACAAGCATCACGAACTTCTCGACGCCCTTGCTTCCGGCAATCAGGAGCGCAGTCGAAAGGCCATACAGGAGGACATCGCCTGGGCCGAAGACCTCATCCGTGAGATCGGGGCCGAGCTCTCGGATGGATCAGTTCTCCGATGA
- a CDS encoding DUF475 domain-containing protein produces the protein MTSLTPKHHFEKSSTLLYFRWPFFVTAAGLALGAFLGWRSTGTLEGLLFSLFICGILAVLEISLSFDNAIVNANKLRTMSPEWQKRFLTWGILIAVFGMRIVFPILIVVISAGIGPWEAISLSIYEPARYADIMHDAHLPIAAFGGTFLMLVGLSFFFDTEKEIHWIHWLETRVCGAATIRGIEIAVVLAIVLGLSRFMTETQTTVFLGAAIWGIFTFLAVEILGSLLDSDNGLTVEAAKGGLGAFLYLEVLDASFSFDGVIGAFALTQNLFIIAIGLGIGAMYVRSMTIMLVERQTLGEYRYLEHGAFYAVVSLSIVMFLQAIIHIPEIITGLFGASLIGLAMLSSIRWNRQKMGK, from the coding sequence ATGACCTCGCTAACTCCTAAGCACCACTTTGAAAAGTCGTCCACACTTCTCTACTTCCGCTGGCCTTTCTTCGTAACCGCAGCCGGCCTTGCGCTCGGCGCCTTTCTCGGGTGGAGAAGCACAGGAACCCTGGAGGGGCTCTTGTTCAGCCTTTTCATCTGCGGAATCCTGGCAGTCCTCGAAATCTCCCTTTCTTTCGACAACGCAATCGTCAATGCGAACAAGTTGAGGACGATGTCGCCGGAATGGCAAAAGCGGTTCCTGACCTGGGGCATCCTGATCGCGGTTTTCGGGATGCGGATCGTCTTCCCCATTTTGATCGTGGTCATCAGTGCCGGTATCGGACCCTGGGAAGCAATATCTCTTTCGATCTACGAACCCGCCCGATACGCCGACATCATGCACGACGCACATTTACCCATTGCCGCTTTCGGAGGGACGTTTTTGATGCTTGTCGGGTTGAGCTTCTTCTTTGACACCGAAAAAGAGATTCACTGGATACACTGGCTGGAAACACGCGTGTGCGGCGCGGCTACGATCCGTGGCATCGAGATTGCAGTCGTCCTTGCGATCGTTCTGGGTCTCTCCCGGTTCATGACGGAAACCCAGACTACAGTATTCCTTGGCGCAGCAATTTGGGGGATCTTCACCTTCCTTGCAGTCGAAATCCTCGGAAGCCTGCTGGACAGCGACAATGGCTTGACGGTCGAGGCGGCAAAGGGCGGACTGGGGGCGTTCCTGTATCTTGAGGTGCTTGATGCATCCTTTTCATTCGACGGCGTCATAGGCGCATTTGCCCTGACACAGAATCTGTTCATTATCGCGATCGGCCTCGGGATTGGCGCTATGTATGTCCGGTCAATGACGATTATGCTGGTCGAAAGACAGACACTTGGAGAGTATCGATATCTCGAGCATGGCGCGTTTTACGCCGTCGTCTCCCTCTCGATCGTCATGTTCCTGCAAGCAATCATACATATCCCAGAGATCATCACAGGCCTGTTCGGAGCTTCCCTGATTGGCCTTGCCATGCTGTCATCCATTCGGTGGAACCGGCAGAAGATGGGTAAGTGA
- a CDS encoding acyl-CoA dehydrogenase family protein has translation MTFFASFDAVLSQDEQAIVDRARAFCAGQFAREVHTAYLEHRAFDPAMIDDWAKLGMLGLMVDKSQGGFGASFACKVRVAQEMATKSFAAAFAINNLQGTVARIARDGSDLQQRNLLPDMMTGSLLSAPAMSEPQAGSDLPAIETVATRVSGGWKLNGRKRWITNGTISGMFSVMAKVDDGNGPNGIGTFAVLDPELNQVSRTALPLPGAMNFRLADLLLDDFVLPEWAMLQPPGEGFKTSLQAINAARVHVAGMAVATLYAGLTEAVEYTSGRLAFGKPVIEQQGLSWQLAEVATRLEAAQALVIHAARSIDNMRNVVTLAAQAKVFAVETAIWGLERCLSAMGAIGATQAHRITMHLSEVRLGGFGDGTSQILTDRIGRELQKTYSSNSRQGAKT, from the coding sequence ATGACCTTCTTTGCTTCTTTCGATGCCGTGCTTAGTCAGGACGAGCAAGCGATCGTTGATCGCGCCAGGGCCTTCTGTGCAGGCCAGTTCGCTCGGGAAGTGCACACTGCCTACCTGGAACATCGAGCGTTTGATCCGGCGATGATCGACGACTGGGCCAAGCTTGGAATGCTCGGCTTGATGGTGGACAAATCTCAAGGAGGATTTGGGGCAAGCTTTGCTTGCAAAGTTCGTGTCGCCCAGGAAATGGCGACAAAATCATTTGCGGCAGCCTTCGCGATAAACAATCTCCAGGGAACCGTCGCGCGCATCGCTCGCGACGGTTCGGACCTCCAACAAAGAAATCTTTTGCCCGATATGATGACTGGCTCCCTTTTGTCGGCGCCAGCCATGTCGGAGCCCCAGGCCGGATCGGACCTTCCTGCGATAGAAACTGTGGCTACGCGGGTTTCCGGCGGATGGAAGCTCAACGGGCGCAAACGTTGGATCACTAATGGCACCATTTCCGGGATGTTTTCGGTCATGGCCAAGGTCGATGACGGTAACGGCCCGAACGGGATCGGCACATTCGCTGTTCTCGACCCCGAACTGAACCAGGTTTCCAGAACGGCGCTGCCTCTCCCCGGTGCGATGAATTTTCGCCTGGCCGACCTCCTTCTCGATGATTTCGTGCTTCCTGAATGGGCTATGCTCCAACCGCCTGGCGAGGGCTTCAAGACGTCCCTTCAGGCGATCAACGCCGCGAGGGTTCATGTCGCAGGCATGGCCGTGGCGACCCTCTACGCCGGATTGACGGAAGCCGTTGAATACACATCGGGCCGCCTCGCCTTCGGCAAGCCGGTGATCGAGCAGCAAGGTCTATCCTGGCAACTGGCAGAAGTTGCGACCCGTCTCGAAGCCGCACAGGCACTCGTGATCCACGCGGCGCGTTCGATCGACAACATGAGGAATGTCGTAACGCTTGCAGCCCAGGCAAAGGTCTTTGCGGTAGAAACTGCCATTTGGGGCCTGGAGCGATGTCTAAGCGCAATGGGTGCGATCGGTGCGACCCAAGCACATCGCATCACAATGCATCTCTCCGAAGTTCGCCTCGGCGGTTTCGGCGACGGAACAAGCCAGATCCTGACAGATCGGATCGGGCGTGAGCTTCAAAAGACCTATTCTTCCAACTCCAGGCAAGGAGCCAAAACATGA
- a CDS encoding RidA family protein: MTIKRINAGSRMSDVVIAGGIAYFSGIVPTDTSGDVAEQTTSVLDRIDVLLAEAGLVRSNILRAEIYLANIVDFPRMNEVWDSWVTAGETPSRVTSEAKLARPEIKVEIMITALAN, from the coding sequence ATGACCATCAAACGTATCAATGCCGGATCGCGCATGTCTGACGTCGTGATTGCCGGGGGAATTGCATATTTTTCCGGGATTGTCCCGACAGATACCTCTGGTGATGTCGCTGAGCAGACGACGAGCGTATTGGATCGCATCGACGTGCTGCTCGCCGAGGCGGGGCTGGTCCGCAGTAACATTCTTCGGGCCGAAATCTACCTGGCCAATATCGTTGATTTTCCCCGCATGAACGAGGTCTGGGACAGCTGGGTCACGGCTGGCGAGACGCCGTCCCGCGTCACGTCCGAAGCGAAACTCGCACGTCCTGAAATCAAGGTTGAGATTATGATCACAGCACTCGCGAACTGA
- a CDS encoding tripartite tricarboxylate transporter TctB family protein, translated as MNTIKNTSDLTTGLVFTVLGLTFTILSDWSAFGTAVRMGPSFFPIILGCLLVVIGVACLLRSLKVEDVGLTPIARKAILLIPLSVVFFGLVVRGLGFVPAVAGVTILSFTASSRFRLGTALIAATVLVVFTSAVFIYGLKLPLPLFGEWLGN; from the coding sequence TTGAACACCATCAAGAATACCTCAGACTTGACGACCGGTCTTGTCTTTACCGTATTGGGACTCACTTTCACGATACTCTCCGACTGGAGTGCATTTGGCACTGCTGTGCGAATGGGACCCAGTTTTTTTCCCATTATTCTCGGCTGCCTACTGGTAGTGATCGGGGTTGCTTGCCTGCTACGGTCGCTGAAAGTCGAAGATGTAGGCCTGACTCCGATCGCGAGGAAGGCAATTCTGCTCATCCCGCTGAGCGTGGTGTTCTTTGGGCTTGTCGTGCGTGGGCTGGGTTTCGTGCCAGCCGTAGCTGGTGTCACTATCCTATCTTTTACCGCAAGCTCGAGGTTTCGACTTGGCACAGCGCTGATCGCAGCAACCGTTTTGGTCGTCTTTACGTCGGCTGTCTTTATCTATGGTCTCAAACTTCCGCTGCCGCTTTTCGGCGAGTGGTTGGGCAACTGA
- a CDS encoding glutathione S-transferase family protein has translation MRVPCLYFAAPSPFVRKVRIVAQEVGHELELVEVFASPITLHEGLTNANPLGRIPALRLPGGEVLYDSSVICRYLGETTPLYPKGMALWRALRREALADGLMEAALLARYETTLRPEPMRWPEWVHGQMDKVRHALAVMCDDARQGKTYDIGDIATGCALGYLDFRYPDLDWRADFPELSHFVERIMTRSAFLATALD, from the coding sequence ATGAGGGTGCCCTGCCTGTATTTTGCTGCACCCTCGCCCTTCGTTCGCAAGGTCCGCATCGTCGCGCAGGAGGTCGGGCACGAGTTGGAACTGGTCGAGGTCTTCGCCAGCCCCATTACTTTGCATGAGGGCCTGACCAACGCCAATCCATTGGGCAGGATTCCGGCATTACGACTGCCTGGCGGCGAGGTGCTTTACGACAGTTCTGTCATCTGCCGCTATCTGGGTGAGACGACTCCACTTTATCCTAAGGGAATGGCGCTGTGGAGGGCTCTGCGTCGCGAGGCGCTGGCCGATGGTCTGATGGAAGCCGCGCTGCTCGCGCGCTACGAGACGACGCTGCGGCCTGAGCCGATGCGTTGGCCGGAATGGGTGCACGGTCAGATGGACAAGGTCCGTCACGCCCTTGCCGTCATGTGCGATGATGCCCGGCAAGGGAAGACATATGACATCGGCGATATCGCCACTGGATGCGCGCTGGGATATCTCGATTTCCGTTATCCGGATTTGGACTGGAGGGCCGATTTTCCGGAGCTCTCACATTTCGTCGAGAGGATCATGACGCGTTCGGCCTTTCTCGCAACGGCACTTGATTGA
- a CDS encoding 3-oxoacid CoA-transferase subunit A, whose translation MTVMVGGFGGAGLPRVLLKAVLETGVRGLTVISNNAGTSGDDLSSWFEAHVVDKIICSYPRSAEAFTEQYRRGDVELELVPQGTLVERIRAGGAGLGGFLCPVGVGTDFAKGKEVIEVEGRKHLLELPLKADFALVRARDADTLGNLNFNKTARNHCAVMTTAARVTVAEAARIVKPGAMDPEAIVTPCIFVNRILKA comes from the coding sequence ATGACCGTCATGGTTGGCGGGTTCGGCGGGGCCGGTTTGCCTCGCGTGTTGCTCAAAGCCGTGCTGGAAACCGGTGTGCGCGGCCTGACCGTCATTTCGAACAATGCCGGCACGTCGGGTGACGATTTGTCGAGCTGGTTCGAAGCGCATGTCGTCGACAAGATCATTTGCTCCTACCCTCGCAGTGCGGAGGCGTTCACTGAGCAGTATCGACGTGGTGATGTTGAACTGGAACTGGTACCGCAAGGCACGCTCGTAGAACGTATCCGGGCCGGTGGCGCGGGCCTTGGCGGTTTCTTATGCCCGGTCGGCGTTGGGACGGATTTCGCCAAAGGCAAGGAAGTCATCGAGGTTGAGGGGCGCAAGCATTTGCTTGAACTCCCGCTCAAGGCAGATTTCGCGCTCGTCCGCGCGAGGGATGCGGACACGCTCGGGAACCTGAACTTCAACAAGACGGCACGCAATCATTGCGCTGTTATGACGACCGCTGCACGCGTCACTGTAGCAGAGGCCGCGCGCATCGTTAAGCCGGGAGCGATGGATCCCGAAGCCATCGTCACCCCATGCATCTTCGTCAACCGTATCCTAAAGGCCTGA
- a CDS encoding Bug family tripartite tricarboxylate transporter substrate binding protein: MKNTMLAAILTATAALTAPMATAADYPSKPVDLVIGFPPGGPTDILGRVIAENLSKELGQSVVVVNQGGAGGVVGSNAVAKAKPDGYTLLVAVQSALTRAKALGIDVPYEPVTDFEYIRKVAEQRNLLVVNPETPAKTVEELIAYAKEHPGELNTGGTFGASSHIASSLFDMSNGTEMTFINYSGGGPALIDLLSGVIQVAFFTESQVAEHVRSGSLRALAVASEKHSATFPDLPTVSEAGGAELEISPWFGIAAPAGTPEDTLEVIGDALDRMNSNEGYLDQLVTIGAVPVEGSTPETLSAEVAEEIPFWADWAAKVDFKKQ; the protein is encoded by the coding sequence ATGAAAAACACAATGCTTGCAGCAATATTGACGGCGACGGCAGCACTGACGGCCCCAATGGCAACTGCCGCCGACTATCCGTCAAAGCCCGTCGATCTCGTTATAGGATTTCCGCCCGGCGGACCGACAGACATTCTCGGACGGGTCATCGCAGAGAACTTGTCCAAGGAGCTAGGGCAAAGCGTTGTCGTAGTGAACCAAGGCGGCGCAGGCGGTGTGGTCGGCTCCAACGCCGTCGCAAAGGCCAAGCCGGACGGATATACGCTGCTCGTGGCGGTGCAATCTGCACTGACGCGGGCAAAGGCTTTGGGAATTGATGTTCCCTACGAACCTGTTACTGATTTCGAATACATCCGCAAGGTCGCAGAACAGCGCAACCTTCTGGTGGTAAATCCCGAAACTCCGGCCAAGACCGTCGAAGAACTTATTGCCTATGCCAAGGAGCACCCGGGCGAATTGAACACCGGCGGCACCTTTGGGGCGTCATCGCACATTGCGTCCTCCCTGTTCGACATGAGCAACGGTACCGAGATGACTTTCATCAACTACTCCGGTGGCGGCCCTGCGTTGATCGACTTGCTATCCGGCGTGATCCAAGTGGCCTTCTTCACGGAATCACAAGTTGCTGAACACGTCCGGTCGGGCTCACTACGCGCCCTCGCCGTTGCCTCCGAGAAGCACTCCGCCACCTTCCCGGATCTGCCCACCGTCAGTGAAGCTGGTGGAGCAGAATTGGAAATCTCACCTTGGTTTGGCATTGCGGCCCCGGCAGGCACGCCGGAAGACACGCTCGAGGTCATCGGAGATGCGCTGGACCGGATGAACAGCAATGAGGGCTATCTTGATCAGCTTGTGACGATCGGTGCCGTACCGGTCGAAGGCAGCACGCCGGAGACACTCTCTGCCGAAGTTGCTGAAGAGATCCCCTTCTGGGCCGATTGGGCCGCGAAGGTCGATTTCAAAAAACAGTAA
- a CDS encoding 3-oxoacid CoA-transferase subunit B, with protein MTPLSRNALARMVANHLPSESFVNLGIGAPTMVANALDASQGVILHSENGLLNVGPAPAEGEENHDLINAGKQPVTTLPGASFFDSSLSFSMMRGGHIDVAVLGAFQVSEDGDLANWNTGRDDGAPPAVGGAVDLAVGASQIWVMMEHTTRDGAPRIVSRCTMPLTAVGVVRRIFTNLCLITVTDAGLVVDAMIDDLELKDLQALTEATLTAAPALRTINSDGIVT; from the coding sequence ATGACTCCTTTGTCTCGAAACGCACTCGCCCGCATGGTGGCAAATCATCTGCCATCCGAAAGCTTCGTGAACCTTGGGATCGGGGCACCGACAATGGTAGCCAACGCCCTGGATGCCTCCCAAGGTGTCATTCTGCATAGCGAGAATGGTCTACTGAACGTTGGCCCCGCTCCGGCCGAGGGTGAGGAAAACCACGACCTTATCAATGCCGGAAAGCAACCTGTCACCACCCTGCCAGGGGCAAGCTTCTTTGACAGTTCCCTGTCCTTCTCCATGATGCGGGGCGGACATATCGATGTCGCAGTCCTTGGGGCCTTCCAGGTCTCGGAAGATGGTGACCTGGCCAATTGGAACACGGGACGCGACGACGGCGCACCGCCCGCCGTAGGAGGGGCTGTCGATCTTGCAGTCGGAGCCAGTCAAATTTGGGTAATGATGGAGCACACCACTCGTGATGGCGCCCCCCGGATCGTTTCCAGATGCACAATGCCGTTGACCGCTGTCGGAGTCGTGCGCCGAATTTTCACCAACCTGTGTCTCATCACGGTCACCGACGCCGGGCTTGTGGTCGATGCGATGATAGATGACCTCGAGTTGAAAGATCTTCAGGCATTGACTGAAGCGACATTGACGGCCGCCCCCGCGCTGCGAACGATCAACTCAGACGGCATTGTGACCTGA
- a CDS encoding TRAP transporter small permease, whose translation MTYSRPLSVRTIAHKAELYVAGLFFLIMLAVVIANVFLRYFFRGGLLFTEELAYIGFTWSVFAAVAWLYRTRMLISVDIFFGLLPPRLQRGLSILVNLTLFGANLWFCWLSWTLAAGGFVRKTPVLEVPYFWINLAPMVSFGLMAIYSMAHLIRDLKGGRYGANAQEPAELSEGSSL comes from the coding sequence ATGACCTATTCGCGTCCCTTGAGCGTACGGACCATCGCGCACAAAGCTGAGCTTTATGTGGCCGGGCTGTTCTTCCTGATCATGCTCGCCGTTGTCATAGCCAATGTCTTCCTCCGATACTTCTTCAGGGGTGGGCTCCTCTTCACCGAGGAGCTGGCGTATATCGGTTTTACCTGGTCGGTCTTCGCTGCGGTCGCCTGGCTTTACCGAACCAGGATGCTGATCTCCGTCGACATCTTCTTCGGGTTGCTCCCGCCACGCCTGCAGCGTGGTCTTTCGATCTTGGTGAACCTCACCCTTTTCGGAGCCAACCTCTGGTTCTGCTGGCTATCCTGGACCTTGGCTGCCGGTGGCTTCGTGCGCAAAACGCCGGTATTGGAGGTGCCTTATTTCTGGATCAATCTCGCACCAATGGTCTCCTTCGGCCTGATGGCTATCTATTCGATGGCCCATCTCATTCGGGATCTGAAGGGCGGACGCTACGGCGCCAATGCTCAGGAACCGGCCGAGTTGAGCGAAGGATCGTCCCTGTGA
- a CDS encoding MDR family oxidoreductase, with product MKAIILTKDPEFEAKVSQLDQGDLPKADVLVDVEYSTLNYKDALAITNSGPVVRSYPMVPGIDFVGTVRRSDSDRFAVGDRVLLNGWGVGENHWGGLAQSACVHGDWLIQMPESLSSKQTMEIGTAGYTAMLCIQALERFGVKPADGPVLVTGAAGGVGSFATYFLSKKGFEVHASTGRSNETEYLRQLGATEIVDRATLSSAGKPLQRERWAAAVDSVGSHTLANVCASIKADGAVAACGMAQGLDLPGSVAPFILRGIALFGINSVTRPIHEREGAWAEIAHLLDGQIPGDITKTIGLGDVIPTAAEIIKGNLRGRVVVDVNK from the coding sequence ATGAAAGCCATAATCCTGACCAAAGATCCTGAATTCGAAGCAAAAGTCAGCCAACTCGACCAAGGTGACCTGCCAAAGGCGGATGTGCTGGTGGATGTTGAATATAGCACGCTGAACTACAAGGACGCGCTGGCGATCACCAATTCAGGGCCTGTCGTCAGAAGCTATCCGATGGTCCCGGGGATTGATTTCGTTGGCACTGTTCGCCGCTCGGACAGTGATCGGTTCGCCGTCGGCGACCGGGTTCTTCTCAATGGTTGGGGGGTAGGTGAGAATCATTGGGGTGGGCTGGCTCAGAGCGCCTGCGTCCACGGCGACTGGCTGATACAGATGCCGGAAAGTCTTTCATCAAAACAAACCATGGAGATCGGGACTGCTGGCTATACGGCAATGCTCTGCATTCAGGCCCTTGAGCGTTTTGGCGTGAAACCGGCAGACGGTCCGGTCCTGGTTACTGGTGCAGCCGGTGGAGTTGGAAGCTTCGCGACCTATTTTTTGTCGAAGAAAGGCTTTGAAGTTCACGCCTCGACAGGTCGTTCCAACGAGACTGAATACCTAAGGCAGCTTGGCGCGACGGAGATCGTGGATCGGGCCACCCTGTCAAGCGCTGGCAAGCCGCTTCAGAGGGAAAGATGGGCCGCCGCTGTCGACAGCGTCGGAAGTCACACTCTTGCCAATGTCTGTGCCAGTATCAAGGCGGATGGAGCGGTTGCGGCTTGCGGTATGGCGCAGGGGCTCGACCTTCCCGGTTCAGTCGCCCCCTTCATTCTTCGGGGAATTGCGCTTTTCGGGATCAACAGTGTTACACGTCCCATTCATGAGCGTGAAGGTGCCTGGGCCGAGATCGCGCACCTGTTGGATGGGCAGATCCCGGGAGACATCACCAAGACCATTGGACTTGGAGATGTGATCCCGACCGCAGCCGAAATCATCAAAGGAAATCTCCGCGGCCGGGTGGTCGTGGATGTAAATAAATGA